A part of Desulfobacter sp. genomic DNA contains:
- a CDS encoding glycosyltransferase family 4 protein, whose product MKKKILILAPFYLPGNKAGGPIRTLASLVGRLDQFSFKIITRDRDFKDRHPYSNISCDEWLNIGNLKINYATPRKLLLGNLCSLMNNTEWDLLYLNTFFCPFFSLGPLVLWKFGFIPRRPIVIAPRGELAPSALGLKYWKKKYYILFIKWLGLHSDPRILWQASSIFEQKDIKKVLGAKTPVIVAPNLSMTSAVDNSVRNGLHFKKKGDLKVVFVGRLAPVKNLNYALDILRYIKGMVEFNIYGALDDERFWRTCQSIISTMPQNIRVNYRGAVAHEKISKIYSEHHLLLLPTRGENFGHAILESLAAGCPVLISDRTPWKNLNKKKAGWDIPLEDSNGFRDVLQNVMEMDGIHWKEYSEGSVAYAKKRLSDDSSVVNNVQLFEHALSC is encoded by the coding sequence ATGAAAAAAAAGATTTTGATTCTTGCCCCTTTTTATTTGCCCGGAAATAAGGCTGGAGGGCCCATACGTACTCTGGCCAGCCTAGTGGGTCGCTTAGACCAGTTTTCATTTAAAATAATTACAAGGGACCGTGATTTTAAAGACCGCCATCCATATTCAAATATTTCCTGTGATGAATGGTTAAACATTGGCAATCTGAAAATAAACTACGCAACACCACGGAAATTGCTATTGGGAAACCTTTGCTCACTCATGAACAACACAGAATGGGATTTATTGTATCTGAATACTTTTTTTTGTCCATTTTTTTCATTGGGTCCATTGGTACTATGGAAATTCGGCTTTATCCCGCGGAGACCAATTGTTATCGCTCCCAGGGGGGAGTTGGCCCCCAGTGCGTTAGGACTAAAATACTGGAAAAAAAAATATTACATTTTGTTTATTAAGTGGCTTGGCCTCCATTCAGATCCACGGATATTATGGCAGGCTTCTTCGATTTTCGAGCAAAAGGATATTAAAAAAGTATTAGGAGCAAAGACCCCTGTTATTGTGGCTCCCAATCTAAGTATGACTTCAGCAGTAGATAATAGCGTTAGGAATGGTCTTCATTTCAAAAAGAAGGGGGATCTCAAAGTTGTCTTTGTTGGTCGGTTGGCGCCTGTTAAAAACCTTAATTATGCGCTCGACATTTTACGGTATATTAAGGGTATGGTCGAATTTAATATTTACGGGGCACTGGATGATGAAAGGTTCTGGCGGACGTGTCAGTCAATAATATCAACCATGCCCCAAAATATTCGTGTTAATTATCGTGGTGCGGTTGCCCATGAAAAAATAAGTAAAATATATTCAGAGCATCACCTCCTATTGCTTCCTACAAGAGGTGAGAATTTTGGTCATGCAATATTGGAATCATTGGCCGCCGGGTGTCCTGTTCTGATAAGTGATAGGACACCGTGGAAAAATTTGAACAAAAAGAAAGCAGGTTGGGATATTCCGCTTGAGGATTCAAATGGGTTTAGGGATGTTCTCCAGAACGTGATGGAAATGGACGGAATACATTGGAAAGAATATTCAGAGGGATCTGTGGCCTATGCAAAGAAACGGCTATCTGATGACTCCTCTGTTGTCAATAATGTCCAATTGTTTGAACATGCGCTATCCTGCTAA
- the asnB gene encoding asparagine synthase (glutamine-hydrolyzing): MCGIAGSYSYSPDAIPVSQEVVLAMSDYMKKRGPDGSGCWFCENNRVGLVHRRLAIIDPTESAAQPMAGANGNIHIVFNGEIYNYKSLRDTLSQKGYTFRTNSDTEVLLCLYDCYGLDMVHYLRGMFAFAIWDDNAKRLVIGRDPFGIKPLYYSNDRGRVVFASQVKALLQDPEVPRDPEPAGHIGFFVLGSVPEPYTLYKSIKALPAGCLLVATEEKGCEIRQYHDLKNTILSSNPWGDKKKFSSGPADYFRKACIDTVNHHLVSDVPVGLFLSAGIDSAVLLALASEGNYRDQIKTLTLSFQEFKGSEKDEGPLAAELAEVFRTDHHTFCPSENEFRGDIDSLLHAMDQPTIDGVNVYFVSKYAAKAGLKVAISGLGGDEVLGGYSTYSQIPACRNFFNSIYKIPGLKRFGSFCSSKVLKKHLPPKYSGLIEFGDTLGGAYFVHRGLFMPWELFDIFEPSFVEDGFKALQLLPNLQETTSDLPMGWSSIAALEISWYMRNQLLRDADWAGMAHSVEIRVPLVDTVFFKKIIECRANGFLPGKKEFAYTAKQKLPKKFLERRKTGFSIPVERWVVSNGKTGYQERGLRGWAKHVYSFQTGNSVVS; the protein is encoded by the coding sequence ATGTGTGGTATCGCTGGAAGTTATAGTTACAGTCCTGACGCTATTCCTGTTTCTCAGGAAGTTGTATTGGCAATGTCGGACTATATGAAAAAAAGAGGCCCAGATGGATCCGGGTGCTGGTTTTGCGAAAATAATAGAGTCGGCCTGGTTCATCGCCGGTTGGCAATCATTGACCCCACTGAATCGGCAGCCCAGCCCATGGCCGGTGCAAATGGGAACATCCATATTGTTTTTAACGGCGAAATATATAATTATAAAAGCCTGAGAGATACACTTTCCCAAAAAGGATACACCTTTCGAACGAATAGTGACACAGAAGTGCTGCTTTGCCTCTATGACTGCTATGGACTGGACATGGTCCATTATCTTCGCGGAATGTTTGCATTCGCAATTTGGGATGACAATGCAAAGCGACTGGTGATTGGACGTGACCCTTTTGGCATAAAGCCGCTTTATTATTCCAACGATCGAGGTAGAGTCGTTTTTGCTTCCCAGGTAAAGGCTTTACTTCAAGATCCTGAGGTGCCCCGCGATCCTGAGCCAGCAGGCCATATCGGTTTCTTTGTGCTTGGTAGTGTTCCTGAGCCTTACACATTATATAAATCCATCAAAGCTCTTCCGGCGGGTTGTCTACTTGTTGCAACAGAAGAAAAAGGATGCGAAATCAGGCAGTATCATGATTTGAAAAACACGATTCTTTCTTCTAACCCATGGGGAGATAAGAAAAAATTTTCCAGTGGTCCTGCTGACTATTTCCGCAAAGCTTGTATTGATACTGTGAATCACCATTTGGTGTCTGATGTCCCGGTTGGGCTTTTTTTATCGGCGGGTATTGATTCTGCCGTACTATTGGCTTTGGCCTCTGAAGGGAATTATAGAGATCAAATTAAAACTCTAACACTTAGTTTTCAGGAGTTTAAAGGCAGCGAAAAAGACGAAGGGCCGCTTGCTGCAGAGCTTGCAGAGGTATTCAGGACTGATCACCACACCTTTTGTCCTTCTGAAAATGAATTTCGTGGCGACATAGATTCCCTGCTTCATGCAATGGATCAGCCTACGATAGACGGTGTGAATGTTTATTTCGTAAGTAAATATGCTGCGAAGGCCGGCTTAAAGGTTGCCATTTCAGGACTTGGTGGAGATGAAGTGCTTGGCGGCTACTCAACCTACTCTCAGATACCAGCATGTAGAAATTTTTTTAATTCGATTTACAAAATACCGGGGTTAAAAAGGTTCGGAAGTTTTTGTTCTTCTAAAGTCTTAAAAAAACACCTGCCGCCTAAATATTCAGGGTTAATTGAATTTGGTGATACGTTGGGGGGGGCATATTTTGTTCACAGAGGGTTGTTTATGCCTTGGGAGTTATTTGACATATTTGAACCGTCTTTTGTCGAAGATGGGTTTAAAGCCCTACAGCTTTTGCCGAATCTGCAAGAGACTACCTCGGACCTGCCTATGGGGTGGAGCTCAATAGCAGCTTTGGAAATAAGTTGGTATATGCGGAATCAGCTTTTAAGAGATGCCGACTGGGCAGGTATGGCCCATTCTGTGGAGATCAGAGTTCCCTTGGTAGATACCGTTTTTTTTAAGAAAATTATAGAGTGCCGGGCCAATGGCTTTCTGCCCGGTAAAAAGGAATTTGCTTATACGGCTAAACAAAAGCTGCCAAAGAAGTTTTTAGAAAGAAGAAAGACAGGCTTCTCAATACCCGTTGAAAGGTGGGTTGTCTCAAACGGTAAAACCGGATATCAGGAGAGAGGGCTACGGGGCTGGGCCAAGCATGTATACAGTTTTCAAACTGGAAATAGTGTAGTGTCATGA